In a genomic window of Candidatus Hadarchaeales archaeon:
- a CDS encoding MoaD/ThiS family protein → MKIRVRILEELEEREIELPEGATVEALLSKLGLKEQGIVVIREKKIIEGKEELREGDRIRILPVAIGG, encoded by the coding sequence ATGAAAATAAGGGTGAGGATTCTGGAGGAGCTGGAGGAAAGGGAGATAGAGCTTCCGGAGGGGGCCACGGTGGAAGCCCTCCTTTCAAAACTGGGTTTGAAGGAACAGGGGATAGTGGTGATCAGGGAAAAGAAAATCATCGAAGGAAAGGAGGAGTTGAGAGAAGGTGACAGGATTCGGATCCTACCGGTGGCCATAGGTGGATGA
- a CDS encoding MoaD family protein, giving the protein MPRVRVKPGLLLTEKIGEVEIEGNTVGEILGEFERRFSRELEELELLENGKLPSSFILLLNGRNVKLLEGERTRVKEGDLLMILPPAAGG; this is encoded by the coding sequence ATGCCGAGGGTCAGGGTCAAACCGGGTCTCCTCCTCACGGAGAAGATAGGGGAAGTGGAGATAGAAGGAAACACGGTTGGGGAGATCCTCGGGGAATTCGAGAGGAGATTCTCGAGGGAACTGGAAGAGTTGGAACTCTTGGAGAATGGAAAACTTCCCTCCTCCTTCATCCTGCTCCTGAACGGAAGGAACGTCAAACTCCTCGAGGGAGAAAGAACGAGGGTAAAAGAGGGCGACCTGCTGATGATCCTCCCTCCGGCCGCCGGTGGGTGA
- a CDS encoding aldehyde ferredoxin oxidoreductase N-terminal domain-containing protein, which produces MESRVAFLNAGKKELRISEVKDPNLLGPVDWGLYCHLELYRSYLYPPYDEHNVLCLGMGKLAGSCIPGTHRLTLCFRSPLWEGFFFSTIGGAAYAFRHLGVEYLALEGRAETPLAVALKGSPSGLEMKFRELSPGELQEIYKGYEGEEGVYALHEFLLEEFGGWYRKRGSQLEYRVLCVGPASLHTNLGGIFSSAVKGEKKDVGAEDWAARGGPGSVMARAHGVIALVLGGRNEWRKFPGVNLADPEEAEEVFKKLLGKGMMKVASEATVKYRYDEAVGSGGTFGVNYFVLRELAIMFGWSSVNLPKEKRLELYERLIRTKYLKQFDQEITSRKHLRPSLEIPSTFSRPWVRVKVWKNCGEPCPGVCKKVRDRYKKDYEPYEANGPNCGIFDQRAAERAVYKVDSLGFDGIEFGNTCGWIFECLHSGLLQPHELGLEENPSFDPSSFHPSDSWKNATLLEKLAEAVAYRENELSGLIGEGVRRAAKEFDRRFEERVRKTGKRFEDLAVYVAFGRDGSITPAMYWSPGNLMPVPIQGKYFTFYHSEFKEPEEFAELCYQRAVKEMYSENNGLCRFHRGWSERILPRLLEEAWGIKVDYDAHCKGILKRIVEYNRKAGVGPVFFEGERIVDVVATMARELSEKNESGRKWWEKFQRDKWGAAKEYWERFLRKYEELVLGSI; this is translated from the coding sequence ATGGAAAGCCGAGTAGCCTTTCTGAACGCTGGCAAGAAGGAGCTTCGGATCTCGGAAGTGAAGGATCCGAACCTTCTGGGGCCAGTGGACTGGGGCCTCTATTGCCACCTCGAACTCTATCGAAGTTACCTCTATCCCCCCTACGACGAACACAACGTACTCTGCCTGGGAATGGGCAAACTCGCTGGAAGTTGCATACCGGGGACCCATCGTCTCACCCTTTGCTTCCGCTCTCCCCTTTGGGAGGGCTTCTTCTTTTCCACCATAGGAGGGGCAGCCTATGCCTTCCGTCACCTGGGAGTTGAATACCTGGCCCTAGAGGGAAGGGCGGAAACTCCCCTGGCGGTGGCCCTGAAGGGTTCCCCCTCTGGATTGGAGATGAAGTTCAGGGAACTTTCTCCGGGTGAGCTCCAGGAGATTTACAAGGGATACGAAGGTGAGGAAGGTGTTTACGCCCTGCACGAATTCCTGCTCGAGGAATTCGGTGGATGGTACAGGAAGAGGGGAAGCCAGCTGGAATACCGCGTGCTCTGTGTGGGCCCCGCCTCCCTCCACACGAATCTGGGGGGAATCTTTTCCTCGGCCGTGAAGGGGGAGAAAAAGGACGTGGGGGCCGAGGATTGGGCGGCCAGGGGGGGCCCTGGCTCCGTGATGGCTAGGGCCCATGGGGTGATAGCCCTGGTGCTGGGGGGAAGGAACGAATGGAGGAAGTTTCCAGGAGTCAACCTAGCGGATCCGGAGGAGGCGGAGGAAGTCTTCAAGAAACTCCTTGGGAAGGGGATGATGAAGGTGGCCTCGGAAGCCACCGTCAAATACAGGTACGACGAAGCGGTGGGATCGGGAGGAACCTTTGGGGTAAACTACTTCGTGCTTAGGGAACTGGCGATCATGTTTGGTTGGAGTTCCGTGAACCTTCCCAAGGAGAAGAGGCTGGAACTCTACGAAAGGCTGATCCGGACCAAGTACCTCAAACAGTTCGACCAAGAAATCACCTCCAGGAAGCACCTCCGTCCTTCCCTGGAGATTCCCTCCACGTTCTCGAGACCGTGGGTGAGGGTGAAGGTGTGGAAAAACTGCGGGGAACCCTGTCCAGGGGTGTGTAAGAAGGTGAGGGATAGATACAAAAAGGATTATGAACCCTACGAAGCCAACGGTCCCAACTGCGGGATCTTCGATCAAAGGGCTGCCGAAAGGGCCGTGTACAAGGTGGATTCTCTGGGTTTTGACGGCATAGAGTTCGGAAACACCTGCGGATGGATCTTCGAATGTCTCCATTCCGGGCTACTACAACCCCACGAACTGGGACTGGAGGAAAATCCTTCCTTCGACCCCTCCTCCTTCCATCCCTCCGATTCCTGGAAAAATGCAACCCTTCTGGAAAAACTGGCCGAGGCCGTGGCCTACCGCGAGAACGAGCTTTCGGGTTTGATAGGGGAGGGGGTGAGAAGGGCAGCGAAGGAATTCGATCGAAGGTTTGAGGAAAGGGTGAGGAAAACGGGAAAGAGGTTCGAGGATCTGGCAGTTTACGTGGCCTTCGGGAGGGACGGTTCCATCACCCCTGCCATGTACTGGAGTCCGGGTAACCTCATGCCCGTACCCATCCAAGGGAAATACTTCACCTTCTATCACTCGGAGTTCAAGGAACCGGAAGAATTCGCGGAACTCTGTTATCAAAGGGCGGTCAAGGAGATGTACTCGGAAAACAACGGCCTTTGCAGGTTTCACAGGGGATGGAGCGAGCGCATCCTTCCCCGCCTTCTAGAGGAAGCTTGGGGGATAAAGGTGGACTACGATGCCCACTGCAAGGGAATACTGAAGAGGATCGTAGAATACAACAGGAAGGCGGGTGTGGGGCCTGTTTTCTTCGAGGGAGAGAGGATAGTGGATGTGGTGGCCACCATGGCCAGGGAACTCTCGGAGAAGAACGAAAGCGGGAGGAAGTGGTGGGAGAAGTTTCAAAGGGACAAGTGGGGGGCGGCGAAGGAATACTGGGAGAGATTCCTGAGGAAGTACGAAGAACTAGTCTTGGGATCTATTTGA
- a CDS encoding pitrilysin family protein, with protein MEAEFYRRELENGMTILVERRQLPLFSCVLAVRAGAAHEPEEEKGVAHYLEHCLFQGTETRSSEELSAAVEKKGGTLNGFTAEELTAFWMKLPSQYLDLGLELLGDMLFHPAFHPERLEKEKKVVLEEVKMVHDNPKSHVLGKIKSLLYEKPFGVEVLGTVKTVRRLSQVSLRNFLEKYNRPILSVVGKVDPEEVVELAERYLPFPKREEPDIRVRERRGERVERREELKQAHVALGFHTPTLRDRRRYALQSFLAVLADGASSRLFQEIRDKRGLAYEVSAHLNVGRNYGYVALYAGTEAGKVEEVRDLMLSEIKGMCELERKELEEAKEQLIGQHRLMMENSYRVALALVYEELAGSAEEFYKYEERISEVKLEEVRELGRLKDYSLYLLLPEAGG; from the coding sequence ATGGAAGCTGAGTTCTACAGGAGGGAACTGGAGAACGGCATGACCATCCTGGTGGAGCGAAGACAGCTTCCCCTTTTCTCCTGCGTGCTCGCCGTGAGGGCTGGTGCGGCCCACGAGCCGGAGGAAGAAAAGGGAGTGGCCCATTACTTGGAGCATTGTCTCTTCCAGGGAACGGAAACCCGTTCTTCCGAGGAGCTCTCGGCAGCGGTGGAGAAGAAGGGTGGGACTTTGAATGGGTTCACGGCGGAGGAGCTCACAGCCTTCTGGATGAAACTTCCCTCCCAATATCTGGATCTGGGTTTGGAGCTCTTGGGTGACATGCTCTTCCATCCCGCCTTCCATCCCGAGAGGCTGGAAAAGGAGAAGAAAGTGGTGCTGGAGGAAGTGAAGATGGTCCACGACAATCCGAAGAGTCACGTGTTGGGAAAAATCAAATCCCTCCTCTATGAAAAACCCTTTGGCGTGGAGGTGCTGGGTACAGTGAAAACGGTGAGGAGGCTCTCCCAAGTCTCGTTGAGGAACTTCCTGGAGAAATACAACCGCCCCATCCTTTCGGTGGTGGGGAAGGTGGATCCGGAGGAGGTGGTGGAATTGGCGGAGAGGTATCTTCCCTTCCCCAAAAGGGAGGAGCCGGATATCCGGGTGAGGGAGAGGAGGGGGGAGAGGGTGGAGAGGAGGGAAGAACTCAAACAGGCCCATGTGGCTCTGGGTTTCCACACCCCTACCTTGAGGGATAGAAGGAGGTATGCCCTTCAGTCCTTCTTGGCGGTGCTGGCAGACGGTGCTTCCTCCAGACTCTTCCAGGAGATCAGGGACAAAAGGGGTCTGGCGTACGAGGTCTCCGCCCATCTCAACGTGGGGAGGAACTACGGTTACGTGGCCCTCTATGCGGGAACGGAGGCTGGGAAGGTGGAGGAGGTGAGGGACCTCATGCTTTCCGAGATAAAGGGGATGTGCGAGCTTGAGAGGAAGGAACTGGAGGAGGCCAAGGAGCAGCTCATAGGTCAGCACAGGTTGATGATGGAGAACAGCTACAGGGTGGCCCTAGCTCTGGTTTACGAGGAGCTGGCGGGATCGGCCGAGGAGTTCTACAAGTACGAAGAGAGGATTTCCGAGGTGAAACTGGAGGAGGTGAGGGAGCTGGGGAGACTCAAGGACTATTCCCTTTACCTCCTCCTTCCGGAGGCGGGGGGATGA
- a CDS encoding acetoin utilization protein AcuC: MRSALVYAEGYLKYHFGPFHPFQPERERKTVEKLKELGVLEGYAKLVEPEPAREEDLLMVHSKEYVNFVKRMSERGRGFLDYGDTPATKELYEGALWVVGGSLKGAELVLSGEVEHAFNPGGGLHHAGREHAAGFCVFNDVVLSVRYLQKKGVKRIAVIDTDGHHGDGTQDLLYEEPLLKISFHREGIYPGTGYPWEKGKGEGEGYSVNVPLPAGTSDDAYLFAFEEVVPPLLRAYRPEILIHQFGVDGHFRDPLVGLGLTTHGYLRLSQLVHELSHELCGGKYLVLGGGGYSSSDVCRCWTIMFSSLSGFPLEKLENLMDEKRTSPPSVWKGVREVVEEVKENIFPYHGLEVRE; this comes from the coding sequence ATGAGAAGTGCTCTGGTCTATGCGGAAGGATACTTGAAGTACCACTTTGGCCCCTTCCATCCCTTCCAACCCGAAAGGGAAAGGAAAACCGTGGAAAAACTGAAGGAGCTGGGAGTGCTGGAGGGGTATGCCAAGCTGGTGGAGCCCGAACCGGCAAGGGAGGAGGACCTCCTCATGGTCCATTCGAAGGAATACGTGAACTTCGTGAAGAGGATGAGCGAAAGGGGGAGGGGTTTCCTGGATTACGGGGATACTCCCGCCACCAAAGAACTCTACGAGGGAGCCCTATGGGTGGTGGGTGGTTCCCTGAAGGGGGCGGAGCTGGTACTGAGCGGGGAAGTGGAACATGCCTTCAATCCAGGGGGAGGACTGCATCATGCGGGCAGGGAACATGCGGCGGGCTTCTGCGTTTTCAACGATGTGGTCCTTTCCGTGAGATATCTTCAAAAGAAGGGTGTGAAGAGGATCGCGGTGATAGACACGGATGGACACCATGGAGACGGAACCCAGGATCTCCTCTACGAGGAACCCCTGTTGAAGATTTCCTTCCACAGGGAAGGAATCTATCCAGGAACCGGATACCCCTGGGAAAAGGGAAAGGGGGAGGGTGAAGGCTATTCGGTGAACGTTCCCCTTCCAGCAGGGACCTCGGACGATGCTTACCTCTTCGCCTTCGAGGAAGTGGTCCCTCCCCTCCTGAGAGCCTATCGGCCGGAGATCCTCATCCACCAATTCGGAGTGGATGGGCACTTCAGGGATCCCCTCGTGGGATTGGGCCTAACGACCCACGGTTATCTCAGGCTCTCCCAGCTCGTTCATGAGCTCTCCCATGAGCTCTGTGGGGGTAAGTACTTGGTGCTGGGGGGAGGAGGATATAGCTCCTCCGACGTCTGCCGGTGCTGGACCATCATGTTCTCCTCCCTCTCAGGCTTCCCCCTCGAGAAACTGGAAAACTTGATGGACGAGAAGAGAACTTCCCCCCCTTCCGTTTGGAAAGGGGTGAGGGAAGTGGTGGAGGAGGTGAAGGAGAACATTTTTCCCTACCACGGACTGGAGGTAAGGGAATGA
- a CDS encoding LLM class flavin-dependent oxidoreductase, which translates to MKFGVIYPAYGEYSHPSLAVEMVREAERRGAEAFLVWDHFLLPMQGGERTLEAYTLLSFLAAKTEKIKLGTCVTPLPLRNPLLLAKMISSLDHLSGGRLIVGVGAGWHIDEFQIYAQWESAGTRVRRTREALELMVKMWTEERVDFEGEFYSVRGAILEPKPLQKPHPPLWIGSTGKRMLELTLRYGSGWIPAALSPERYGKLARFLKENLPRERRNSFVFSLQDWATAEEVGERAEEFGKRGCQVYSVVLPERREEALEVLKRLGELG; encoded by the coding sequence ATGAAGTTCGGGGTAATCTATCCTGCCTACGGAGAGTACTCCCATCCCTCCCTAGCGGTGGAAATGGTCAGGGAAGCCGAACGCAGGGGGGCGGAGGCCTTCCTGGTTTGGGACCACTTCCTCCTTCCCATGCAGGGTGGGGAGAGGACCCTGGAAGCCTATACCCTTCTCTCCTTCCTGGCCGCCAAAACCGAGAAAATAAAACTGGGAACCTGTGTGACCCCCCTCCCCCTCAGGAATCCCCTCCTCCTCGCCAAGATGATCTCCTCCCTGGACCATCTGTCCGGAGGAAGGTTGATAGTGGGGGTGGGGGCGGGATGGCACATAGACGAATTCCAGATCTACGCCCAATGGGAAAGTGCGGGAACGAGGGTGAGGAGAACGAGGGAAGCCTTGGAACTCATGGTGAAAATGTGGACGGAGGAAAGGGTGGATTTTGAGGGTGAGTTTTACTCCGTCAGGGGTGCCATCCTGGAACCCAAACCCCTCCAGAAACCCCATCCACCCCTATGGATAGGGAGCACCGGAAAGCGTATGCTGGAACTCACCCTCCGCTACGGTTCTGGCTGGATTCCCGCCGCCCTTTCTCCCGAACGATATGGAAAGCTGGCTCGCTTCCTGAAGGAAAATCTGCCCAGGGAAAGGAGGAACTCCTTCGTCTTTTCCCTTCAGGATTGGGCTACGGCCGAAGAGGTGGGGGAGAGGGCTGAGGAATTCGGGAAAAGGGGATGTCAGGTCTACTCGGTGGTATTGCCCGAAAGGAGGGAGGAAGCCCTGGAGGTTCTGAAGAGGTTGGGGGAGCTCGGGTAG
- a CDS encoding CBS domain-containing protein: MEVRDLVSKEFQTIGEEDFLSKAVGMFREGKVRPGGALLVVDGRGKCKGVLTERMIVRSRLDPSKTKVKAVYRPSPFLSPEERVEEAARLMVENDLKHLPVVEGGRIVGVVTDMAILQKMVEGEEGLRRVKEVATKEVRTIDENETLATALAVMREEGISRLPVTRKGKPVGIITMHDLVVNVIRPKDQVRFGDLAGEKPKPLGTPVRGLMSEPLLWVRPETTLREAVKLMAERDVASLVVMEDGRLEGILTKSDLLSFLARKEERGGVYLQLSLDRSSVDDLEYERMLSDLKGFVRKYATLVRGGMISAHFKRIGSKGKDKPLVSCRLTVKGKSQLVGVGEGWGFAQALSAAMEHLERRLMRSREREKDHRLEERLLEKFIWE; this comes from the coding sequence ATGGAAGTGAGGGACCTGGTTTCGAAAGAGTTTCAGACCATAGGAGAGGAGGACTTCCTCTCCAAGGCGGTGGGGATGTTCAGGGAGGGAAAGGTGAGACCGGGAGGGGCCTTGCTCGTGGTGGATGGGAGGGGAAAATGTAAGGGGGTACTCACCGAGCGCATGATCGTGAGGTCCAGACTGGACCCCAGTAAAACCAAAGTGAAGGCGGTCTACCGTCCCTCCCCCTTCCTTTCACCCGAAGAAAGGGTGGAGGAAGCGGCGAGGTTGATGGTTGAAAACGACCTCAAGCATCTCCCGGTCGTGGAGGGGGGAAGGATCGTGGGGGTGGTGACGGACATGGCCATCCTTCAGAAGATGGTGGAGGGGGAGGAGGGTTTGAGGCGGGTCAAGGAGGTGGCCACGAAGGAGGTGAGGACAATAGACGAGAACGAAACTTTGGCCACCGCCCTAGCGGTGATGAGGGAGGAAGGAATCTCCAGGCTTCCCGTGACGAGGAAGGGCAAACCGGTGGGCATCATCACCATGCACGATCTGGTGGTGAACGTCATAAGACCCAAGGATCAGGTGAGGTTCGGGGATCTGGCTGGGGAAAAGCCCAAACCCCTCGGCACTCCCGTGAGGGGTTTGATGAGTGAGCCCCTCCTCTGGGTTCGTCCCGAAACCACCCTCAGGGAAGCGGTGAAGTTGATGGCGGAAAGGGACGTGGCTTCTTTGGTGGTGATGGAGGACGGAAGGCTGGAAGGAATCCTCACGAAGAGCGATCTCCTTTCCTTCTTGGCGAGGAAAGAGGAAAGGGGAGGGGTTTATCTCCAGCTTTCCCTCGACAGGAGCTCGGTGGACGATTTGGAATACGAACGCATGCTCTCGGATCTGAAGGGTTTCGTGAGGAAGTATGCCACGCTGGTGAGGGGAGGAATGATCTCCGCCCACTTCAAGAGGATAGGAAGCAAGGGCAAGGATAAGCCCCTCGTGAGCTGTAGGCTCACCGTGAAGGGGAAGAGCCAGCTGGTGGGGGTGGGGGAGGGATGGGGTTTCGCACAGGCCCTTTCCGCCGCCATGGAACACTTGGAAAGGAGGCTCATGAGGAGCAGGGAGAGGGAAAAGGATCACAGGTTGGAGGAGAGACTCTTAGAAAAATTCATCTGGGAATGA
- a CDS encoding nitronate monooxygenase family protein, whose amino-acid sequence MIRTELCEELGIKYPIIQAGMGPFGTNKLAVAAANAGVLGLISASALEFKFMSEDTYEMFKRTFEPGMEGPTPAETLKNIFRHTLEKTRESKGIFGVNVMVSEEVRGPAEEMIRATLEVREEDPEMKKRLRVLVTSAGNPVPWRELVKSSDIFWMHVVPSVRAAKKCLEAGVDGIIASGHEGGFHVAWEPLHSMVLLPAVVEACPGVPVVGAGGFCDGKTLVAALALGAQAVQMGTRFLCTQESDFVDLWKESILKAGDRGTIVARGIVGPARYIRTPFAEEMAEVTAKYSPGVYIGRPDDLTTVPVEVLMKEMEGFMATYAGDRERALTAGGECAQRINDLPTVKELVERIMREAEETLERLKKL is encoded by the coding sequence TTGATAAGAACGGAGCTCTGTGAGGAGCTGGGAATCAAATACCCCATCATCCAGGCAGGGATGGGGCCCTTTGGTACCAATAAACTGGCCGTGGCTGCAGCCAATGCCGGTGTGTTGGGATTGATAAGTGCGAGTGCGCTGGAGTTCAAGTTCATGTCCGAGGACACCTACGAGATGTTCAAGAGGACCTTTGAGCCTGGAATGGAGGGTCCCACCCCCGCGGAGACCTTGAAGAACATTTTCAGGCATACCCTGGAGAAAACCAGGGAGTCGAAGGGGATCTTCGGGGTAAACGTGATGGTTTCCGAAGAGGTGAGGGGGCCGGCCGAGGAGATGATCCGGGCCACGCTGGAGGTGAGGGAGGAAGATCCGGAGATGAAGAAGAGGCTCAGGGTGCTGGTTACTTCCGCGGGCAACCCGGTTCCGTGGAGGGAACTGGTAAAGTCCTCCGATATCTTCTGGATGCATGTGGTACCTTCCGTGAGGGCGGCCAAGAAGTGCCTGGAGGCGGGGGTGGATGGGATCATAGCTTCCGGGCATGAGGGTGGTTTCCATGTGGCTTGGGAACCCTTACACAGCATGGTCCTCCTGCCCGCCGTGGTGGAGGCATGTCCCGGGGTTCCGGTGGTGGGTGCAGGGGGCTTTTGCGATGGGAAAACGCTCGTGGCGGCCCTGGCCCTGGGAGCCCAAGCGGTGCAGATGGGGACGAGGTTCCTGTGTACCCAGGAGAGCGATTTCGTGGATCTCTGGAAGGAGAGTATCCTGAAGGCGGGAGACAGGGGAACGATCGTGGCCAGGGGAATAGTGGGTCCCGCCAGGTACATCAGGACCCCCTTCGCGGAGGAGATGGCCGAAGTGACGGCGAAGTATTCCCCGGGAGTTTACATCGGAAGGCCCGACGACCTTACGACCGTTCCCGTGGAGGTCCTCATGAAGGAGATGGAGGGCTTCATGGCAACCTATGCCGGGGACAGGGAGAGGGCCTTAACCGCGGGAGGTGAGTGCGCCCAAAGGATCAACGATCTTCCCACCGTGAAGGAACTCGTGGAGAGGATAATGAGGGAAGCCGAGGAAACCTTGGAGAGACTGAAGAAGCTTTAG
- the lysA gene encoding diaminopimelate decarboxylase, giving the protein MFGNFWVDGEGRLRVGELRVSELAERFGTPLFVMDENRIRENYRRFREAFASKWEKVIVAYAYKANSLLAVCRVLREEGAGAEVVSEGELRMALKVGVPPELIFFNGNAKSEAEIELAVEKGIRINLDSLEEVEVVGRICRRMGKKAGVGLRVNPGIEVPTHPYIATGVKESKFGMELETGEALEGFRRAKEEGLRIEGIHFHLGSQLLDLSPFEEGVRKVMDFLLLLKEKLGMELEFVDMGGGLGVPERPGEKGPSPEDLASRVVPIFREYVGKGLKPFTLVLEPGRYLVNDAGILLLRVEYVKPRRGRPTWLCVDGGTNLLLRPALLGTYYHMELADRMGEEERETVNVGGPLCQAGDVIGRERKLPRAKRGEVLVVFNAGAYTLTMANQYNSRPRAAVVMVKGERAEIIRKRETCEDLWRYDLLPSWLG; this is encoded by the coding sequence GTGTTCGGGAACTTCTGGGTGGATGGGGAAGGGCGCCTGAGAGTGGGTGAGCTCAGGGTCTCGGAGCTGGCGGAAAGATTCGGAACCCCACTTTTCGTGATGGACGAGAACAGGATAAGGGAGAATTACAGACGCTTCAGGGAAGCCTTCGCAAGCAAATGGGAAAAAGTGATCGTGGCCTATGCCTATAAGGCCAACTCCCTCCTGGCCGTATGCAGGGTGCTCAGGGAGGAAGGGGCGGGGGCGGAAGTGGTTTCCGAGGGAGAACTCAGGATGGCCCTCAAGGTGGGTGTCCCCCCGGAGCTCATCTTCTTCAACGGAAACGCCAAGAGCGAGGCCGAGATAGAGCTGGCGGTGGAGAAGGGAATAAGGATCAACCTGGACAGCTTGGAGGAAGTAGAGGTGGTGGGGAGAATCTGCAGGAGAATGGGGAAGAAGGCTGGGGTGGGATTGAGGGTAAATCCGGGCATAGAGGTTCCAACCCATCCCTACATAGCGACGGGGGTGAAGGAGAGCAAGTTCGGAATGGAACTGGAAACGGGGGAGGCGTTGGAGGGTTTCCGTAGGGCGAAGGAAGAGGGGCTGAGAATAGAAGGCATCCACTTCCACCTGGGCTCCCAGTTGCTGGATCTGAGCCCCTTCGAGGAAGGGGTGAGGAAGGTGATGGACTTCCTGCTCCTCCTCAAGGAAAAACTGGGAATGGAGCTGGAATTCGTGGATATGGGTGGTGGGCTGGGGGTACCGGAAAGACCTGGGGAGAAGGGGCCCTCCCCAGAGGATCTGGCCTCAAGGGTGGTCCCCATCTTCAGGGAATATGTGGGGAAGGGACTGAAACCCTTCACGCTGGTCCTCGAACCGGGAAGGTATCTGGTGAACGATGCGGGAATCCTCCTCCTCAGGGTGGAATACGTGAAACCCAGGAGGGGAAGGCCCACCTGGCTCTGCGTGGACGGTGGTACCAACCTCCTCCTCCGTCCCGCCCTCCTCGGAACCTACTACCACATGGAGCTGGCGGATAGGATGGGGGAGGAGGAGAGGGAAACCGTGAACGTGGGGGGACCCCTCTGCCAGGCGGGCGACGTCATAGGAAGGGAGAGGAAGTTGCCCAGGGCAAAAAGGGGGGAGGTGTTGGTCGTTTTTAACGCCGGAGCCTATACCCTCACGATGGCCAACCAATACAACTCCAGACCCAGGGCCGCAGTGGTGATGGTGAAGGGGGAAAGGGCTGAAATAATAAGAAAAAGGGAGACCTGTGAGGATCTATGGAGGTATGACCTCCTTCCGAGTTGGTTGGGATGA
- a CDS encoding aspartate kinase: MRRIVVKFGGTSLGNGERIRLAAKSVEREWRKGAEIVVTVSAMGHTTDELLEVARKASGENLTAKDLDDILAMGERTSARIFAAALRSLGVKAKAIDPEMKEWPIITDSSFSKARVDEKRTEERVKKYLEPLLKERIVPVVCGFLGRNLKGEITTLGRGGSDTTAFILGKYLRASEVIIVTDVEGVMTADVNEFKDAKLLKSLTALELRELGRFGARVMHPAAMNYKLPEMDAKVIHFRHGDLSARGTTIKGGIMENGKMKITLHEKPIGMLTVVGEGMQETPGVLLQAISPLSKRGLNILGVSIGPRSFSLYVWQRDLRKAVELVHQQVKRSKVMKSVTSEDNLALVVVESEKFIDTPGMIAKLTAPLAREGINIVEILSSRASISFFFRWEDRERAVETLRRSCLDV, encoded by the coding sequence ATGAGGAGAATCGTGGTAAAGTTCGGTGGGACCTCCCTCGGGAACGGGGAAAGGATCAGGCTGGCCGCCAAATCCGTGGAAAGGGAATGGAGGAAAGGTGCTGAAATAGTGGTGACGGTTTCCGCGATGGGCCATACCACGGACGAGCTCTTGGAGGTGGCGAGGAAAGCTTCCGGGGAGAACCTCACGGCCAAGGATCTCGATGACATCCTCGCCATGGGGGAAAGGACCAGCGCCAGGATCTTCGCCGCCGCCCTGCGCAGCTTGGGGGTGAAGGCCAAAGCCATAGATCCCGAGATGAAGGAATGGCCCATCATCACGGATTCCTCCTTTTCGAAGGCAAGGGTGGATGAGAAGAGGACGGAGGAAAGGGTGAAGAAATACCTGGAACCCCTCCTCAAGGAGAGGATAGTACCGGTGGTCTGTGGCTTCCTGGGCAGGAACCTCAAGGGGGAGATCACCACCTTGGGGAGGGGTGGAAGCGACACCACCGCTTTCATCCTCGGGAAATACCTCAGGGCCTCCGAAGTGATCATCGTCACGGATGTGGAGGGTGTGATGACGGCAGATGTTAACGAATTCAAGGATGCCAAGCTGCTGAAATCCCTCACGGCCCTAGAGTTGAGGGAACTGGGAAGGTTTGGAGCCAGGGTGATGCACCCAGCTGCCATGAACTACAAACTCCCGGAAATGGATGCCAAGGTCATACACTTCAGGCATGGAGATTTATCTGCTCGGGGAACCACCATAAAGGGAGGCATCATGGAAAATGGAAAGATGAAGATCACCCTCCACGAAAAACCGATCGGGATGCTCACGGTGGTGGGGGAGGGAATGCAGGAAACGCCCGGTGTGCTCCTGCAGGCCATCTCCCCCCTGAGCAAGAGGGGTCTGAACATCCTGGGGGTATCCATAGGTCCCAGATCCTTCTCCCTCTACGTCTGGCAGAGGGATCTGAGGAAGGCCGTGGAACTCGTTCACCAGCAGGTGAAGAGGAGCAAGGTGATGAAGTCGGTGACCAGCGAAGACAACCTGGCCTTGGTGGTGGTGGAGAGCGAGAAGTTCATAGACACTCCGGGAATGATCGCCAAGCTCACCGCCCCCCTTGCCAGGGAAGGAATCAACATCGTGGAAATCCTTTCCAGCAGGGCTTCCATAAGCTTCTTCTTCAGGTGGGAGGATAGGGAAAGGGCGGTGGAAACCCTCCGCAGGAGCTGTCTGGATGTTTGA